The proteins below are encoded in one region of Geomonas ferrireducens:
- a CDS encoding DUF58 domain-containing protein, which yields MAVTGVLGWLNIRGIALSVRLPDEVYAGTETLLPVVAENGKRFLPSFLIRVTLLGNSTSFTLLERNRPQNAALLLSFRERGPLKLPDAMVSSPFPVNFFVRAAAVHLPVEGIIFPAPRSIPVPASGGKPDAGEAVSAAASGYDGELAKISDYRGGEPLKLIHWRLSAKHEVFKVKELTATAAEPLVIDLDAVPGRDLEERLSCGTFLVNRLARAGRPVGLKLGERVVPPGTTRTHRLKLLTELALYGKG from the coding sequence ATGGCGGTAACCGGGGTGCTGGGGTGGCTGAACATCCGCGGCATCGCCCTCAGCGTGCGGCTGCCGGACGAGGTCTACGCGGGCACCGAAACGCTCCTGCCGGTCGTCGCGGAAAACGGCAAGCGCTTCCTCCCGTCCTTCCTGATCAGGGTGACCCTGTTGGGGAACTCCACGAGCTTCACCCTCCTTGAACGCAACCGTCCGCAGAACGCGGCGCTCCTTCTCTCATTCCGCGAGCGCGGTCCCCTTAAGCTTCCCGACGCCATGGTGAGCTCCCCGTTCCCGGTCAATTTCTTCGTGCGCGCCGCGGCGGTACATCTGCCGGTTGAGGGAATCATCTTTCCTGCACCCCGTTCCATCCCGGTACCGGCGTCGGGGGGGAAGCCCGACGCGGGGGAGGCGGTTTCCGCGGCAGCGTCCGGCTACGACGGCGAGCTTGCCAAGATTTCGGACTATCGCGGCGGCGAGCCGCTGAAGCTCATCCACTGGCGCCTCTCGGCCAAGCACGAGGTGTTCAAGGTGAAGGAGCTGACGGCGACCGCGGCGGAGCCGCTCGTCATCGACCTCGACGCGGTGCCGGGGCGCGACCTGGAAGAGCGCCTCTCCTGCGGCACCTTCCTCGTGAACCGGCTGGCGCGGGCGGGGCGGCCGGTAGGACTCAAGCTCGGGGAGCGCGTCGTCCCCCCCGGCACCACCCGGACACATCGGCTCAAACTGCTCACGGAGCTTGCCCTATATGGTAAGGGTTGA
- a CDS encoding transglutaminase family protein, which yields MVRVDLFLSGLTACIALIGYLPLMAHLGLFARVFFPAALLAGVYLYYSGRSLPGRVLTPLSILLFIYLASGFSVNRLVPVTADLLVIFLGVRLLGERSGRHYLQAFALSLFCLAASSLFEMSALFLVYLFALLLLVAVALVLLTFHAQDEAILLTRYEAKKVVTVALLMPVVALPLLLFFFFILPRTQYPLWNFLKAPAEKRIGFSDTVKPGSAPAVSAVKGVVLRAVSPKVPEEKLYWRGVVLNSFKNDAWVRKGVTGEIESVPAGERVTQEIYPEQSQSAYLPALNVGRAVSGLRNDASTDGVFVARRPLDQKVKYLAESALSDVIRARGVDRAFYLELPGNISQRMRGKGREVAQKGGNAVQRMRLLEDFFRGQRLTYANSGMAVGDDPLDSFLFDKKRGNCEYFASSYAIMLRLAGVPSRLVGGYRGGIYNDIGGYYLVTEEMAHVWVEAYEDGVGWRFVDPSAWALGAVRGASAAGFAKYLDMAGFYWDKAVVTYDLEKQIALVREAGSRVRNLHLPEKSGKGLLVVMLVVVPLTLVAVWIRRRPPSVEARLLRRMIRVAARRHPGEIEGGEGLFELAARLDDPHLKRFASIYGGAVYRDRSLSREEVVQLEEIIRLASQHLP from the coding sequence ATGGTAAGGGTTGATCTTTTTCTGAGCGGGCTCACCGCCTGCATCGCGCTTATCGGGTACCTCCCCCTGATGGCGCACCTGGGCCTCTTCGCACGGGTTTTCTTCCCTGCCGCGCTGCTCGCAGGAGTGTACCTGTACTACAGCGGACGCTCGCTGCCGGGGCGGGTGCTCACCCCGTTATCGATACTCCTCTTTATCTACCTAGCCTCCGGTTTCAGCGTCAACCGGCTCGTCCCGGTCACCGCCGACCTCCTCGTCATCTTCCTCGGGGTGAGGCTTCTCGGAGAGCGCAGCGGACGCCACTACCTGCAGGCGTTCGCGCTTTCACTCTTCTGCCTAGCCGCTTCCTCGCTCTTCGAGATGTCGGCGCTCTTTCTCGTCTACCTCTTCGCCCTGCTTCTCCTTGTTGCCGTGGCGCTGGTGCTCCTCACCTTCCACGCCCAGGACGAGGCGATCCTTCTCACCCGGTACGAAGCGAAGAAGGTGGTGACGGTTGCGCTTCTCATGCCGGTTGTCGCGCTGCCGCTGCTTCTTTTCTTCTTCTTCATCCTCCCGAGGACGCAGTACCCGCTCTGGAACTTCCTGAAGGCTCCGGCGGAGAAGCGGATCGGGTTCTCCGACACGGTGAAGCCTGGGAGTGCCCCCGCGGTCAGCGCGGTGAAGGGGGTGGTGCTGCGGGCCGTCTCGCCGAAAGTCCCGGAAGAGAAGCTTTACTGGCGCGGCGTGGTGCTGAACTCGTTCAAAAACGACGCCTGGGTCAGGAAGGGGGTAACTGGGGAAATAGAGAGCGTCCCGGCCGGTGAGCGGGTGACGCAGGAAATCTATCCCGAGCAGTCGCAAAGCGCCTACCTCCCCGCGCTGAACGTCGGGCGCGCCGTCTCGGGGCTGCGCAACGATGCCTCGACCGACGGTGTTTTCGTCGCCAGACGCCCGTTGGACCAGAAGGTGAAGTACCTGGCTGAGTCCGCGCTGAGCGACGTCATTCGAGCGCGAGGGGTGGACCGTGCCTTCTATCTGGAGCTCCCCGGCAATATATCACAGCGGATGAGGGGCAAAGGGCGTGAGGTGGCACAAAAAGGTGGGAATGCCGTGCAGCGGATGCGGCTTCTGGAGGATTTCTTCCGGGGGCAGCGGCTCACCTACGCCAACAGCGGTATGGCCGTCGGGGATGACCCGCTCGACTCCTTCCTCTTCGACAAGAAGCGGGGCAACTGCGAGTATTTCGCGTCGAGCTACGCGATAATGCTGCGCCTGGCCGGGGTCCCTTCACGTCTCGTCGGCGGTTACCGCGGCGGGATCTACAACGACATCGGGGGATACTACCTGGTCACCGAGGAGATGGCGCACGTCTGGGTCGAGGCGTACGAGGATGGGGTCGGATGGCGCTTCGTCGACCCGAGCGCGTGGGCCCTGGGGGCGGTGCGCGGCGCGTCGGCCGCCGGATTCGCGAAATACCTCGACATGGCCGGCTTCTACTGGGACAAGGCCGTGGTGACTTACGACCTGGAAAAGCAGATCGCCCTGGTGCGTGAGGCGGGGAGCAGGGTGCGTAACCTGCACCTTCCCGAGAAGAGTGGCAAGGGGCTCCTCGTCGTCATGCTCGTCGTAGTGCCGCTCACCCTCGTGGCCGTCTGGATCAGGCGCCGTCCGCCGAGCGTGGAAGCCCGCCTGCTGCGGCGCATGATCCGCGTGGCGGCCAGGCGTCATCCGGGGGAAATCGAGGGGGGGGAGGGGCTCTTCGAGCTCGCCGCGCGCCTTGACGACCCGCACCTGAAGCGGTTCGCCTCCATCTACGGAGGTGCCGTGTACCGCGACCGCTCCCTGAGCCGGGAAGAGGTGGTGCAGTTGGAGGAAATCATACGGCTCGCGTCCCAGCATCTTCCTTGA
- a CDS encoding tetratricopeptide repeat protein: protein MASKKDKILESAQKFVLKGQIDKAIKDYQQVVAMEPNDIRFRQRLAELLVRDNRKEEAIQQYEDIGKHYADNCYYLKAIAIYKQIQRLNPGSIPTALNIAWLNHQQGLIGNALAEYGQVAAQYEKENLPKEALKVVEKMLEVDHDHAATRLKYAELLYVTGAHEQSREAYQDLAAAFKAKGLNNEAASVAARLTELFPEHLQTPAASITAEPLEVSLPTDPFGGGASVTAAAEQPAAAWEIQEPADEPELPEWESEEAELPDPFAPAPAGPEEVVPAPVEAPSPWEAAPVPEAAVAETAWEEEIELDLGDDLFEAPEEAAPATPLVLSVPEPAPVEEPEAVATELELPMELPMELDFEEAAESVEEPEEEVQAAVELDFEEEESLELTLPQEASPFGDFEWESEPEELAEVEQLHPEEAELAQAEPFEAQWLEEPEAVSEEAVESHGWEEIYPEAAAGDGAEMDLMELESHYDLGIGYKEMGMYAGAIKELEIAAANPQRRFACLTLQAICYREKGEPERAEDLLRRGLALSVISKDERIALSYELAVLFEGTGRTEEAIEFYREVVRGNPAYQNASDRLFALSGEEPLDIIDLELEE from the coding sequence TTGGCTTCCAAAAAAGACAAAATTCTGGAGAGCGCACAAAAGTTCGTGCTCAAGGGGCAGATCGACAAGGCCATCAAGGACTACCAGCAGGTGGTGGCCATGGAGCCCAACGACATCAGGTTTCGGCAGCGCCTGGCCGAGCTCCTGGTACGCGACAACCGCAAGGAAGAGGCGATCCAGCAGTACGAGGATATCGGCAAGCACTACGCCGACAACTGCTACTACCTGAAAGCGATCGCAATCTACAAGCAAATCCAGCGACTCAATCCCGGCAGCATCCCAACCGCCCTCAACATCGCGTGGCTGAACCACCAGCAGGGGCTCATCGGCAACGCATTGGCCGAGTACGGCCAGGTTGCCGCCCAGTACGAGAAGGAAAACCTCCCGAAGGAGGCGCTCAAGGTAGTGGAGAAGATGCTGGAGGTGGATCACGACCACGCCGCCACCCGCCTCAAGTATGCCGAACTCCTCTACGTCACCGGGGCGCACGAACAGTCCCGGGAGGCGTACCAGGATTTGGCTGCCGCCTTTAAGGCGAAGGGCCTTAACAACGAGGCCGCTTCAGTCGCGGCACGCCTCACCGAGCTCTTCCCGGAGCATCTGCAAACGCCAGCGGCAAGCATCACCGCCGAACCGTTGGAGGTGTCTCTGCCGACGGACCCGTTCGGGGGAGGAGCGAGTGTCACAGCTGCCGCGGAACAGCCTGCCGCAGCGTGGGAAATCCAGGAGCCGGCCGATGAGCCGGAGCTTCCCGAGTGGGAGAGCGAGGAGGCCGAACTCCCTGACCCCTTTGCACCAGCGCCGGCCGGGCCGGAGGAGGTTGTTCCCGCCCCCGTGGAGGCGCCGTCCCCGTGGGAGGCGGCACCCGTGCCCGAGGCTGCCGTGGCAGAGACCGCCTGGGAGGAGGAGATCGAGCTCGATCTGGGCGATGACCTCTTCGAAGCCCCCGAGGAAGCCGCGCCGGCGACGCCCCTGGTCCTGAGCGTACCCGAGCCCGCACCGGTCGAAGAGCCTGAGGCTGTGGCGACCGAACTCGAGCTCCCCATGGAATTACCCATGGAGCTCGACTTCGAGGAGGCGGCGGAGTCGGTCGAGGAGCCGGAAGAGGAAGTGCAAGCGGCGGTCGAACTCGATTTCGAAGAGGAAGAGTCGCTGGAGCTCACCTTGCCGCAGGAAGCCTCCCCCTTCGGAGACTTCGAGTGGGAGAGCGAACCGGAAGAGTTGGCGGAGGTGGAGCAGTTGCACCCGGAAGAGGCCGAACTGGCTCAGGCTGAACCTTTCGAGGCGCAGTGGCTCGAGGAACCGGAAGCGGTCTCTGAGGAGGCGGTCGAGTCGCATGGATGGGAGGAGATCTATCCCGAGGCGGCGGCAGGCGACGGTGCCGAGATGGACCTCATGGAGCTCGAAAGCCACTATGACTTGGGGATCGGCTACAAGGAGATGGGGATGTACGCGGGGGCCATCAAGGAGCTGGAGATCGCCGCCGCGAACCCGCAGCGCCGTTTCGCCTGCCTGACCCTGCAGGCCATCTGTTACCGGGAAAAAGGAGAGCCGGAGCGAGCGGAGGACCTGTTGCGGCGCGGCCTCGCGCTGAGCGTGATATCAAAAGACGAGCGCATCGCCCTCAGCTACGAGCTGGCGGTGCTTTTCGAGGGGACCGGCAGGACCGAGGAGGCGATCGAGTTCTACCGCGAGGTGGTGCGGGGCAATCCCGCCTATCAGAACGCCTCGGACCGGCTTTTTGCCCTCTCCGGCGAGGAGCCTCTCGACATCATCGATCTGGAACTGGAAGAGTAG
- a CDS encoding energy transducer TonB yields the protein MEDALDPLEEEEYTLRPNKQFVLGLAASLFLHTVLAVVLVGLPGGGGAPPRPAVTYVDLKSIPAPAAPAVKPQPEPIPQPMKSDEEAEPLPETPPARELPQAAQQVASPVPPTPAQAAVEETKSSFGMGLTKGFFKALSDGDSLRPDIKEYYQNVLQGVNEKWWLEQKDDKVKTIVVNLMIDRSGRILGSNIMISSGNIVYDRAVQKMLESAGPLPPVPESYTADVFMAPIRLVPPLNLMSW from the coding sequence ATGGAAGATGCACTGGATCCGCTCGAGGAAGAGGAGTACACGCTAAGGCCGAACAAGCAGTTCGTCCTCGGGCTTGCCGCATCGCTGTTTCTGCACACGGTGCTGGCCGTCGTTCTAGTGGGTCTTCCCGGCGGCGGGGGAGCACCACCGCGCCCCGCCGTAACCTACGTCGATCTGAAATCCATCCCCGCGCCCGCCGCCCCGGCGGTAAAGCCGCAGCCCGAACCGATCCCGCAGCCGATGAAGTCTGACGAAGAAGCCGAACCGCTTCCGGAAACGCCCCCCGCACGCGAGCTTCCACAGGCGGCACAGCAGGTGGCATCCCCCGTTCCTCCCACCCCTGCGCAGGCCGCGGTGGAGGAGACGAAAAGTTCCTTCGGGATGGGGCTTACCAAGGGGTTCTTCAAGGCACTCAGCGACGGCGATTCTCTGCGTCCCGACATCAAGGAGTACTACCAGAATGTCCTGCAGGGGGTCAACGAGAAGTGGTGGCTCGAGCAGAAGGACGACAAGGTGAAGACGATCGTGGTGAACCTGATGATCGACAGGAGCGGCCGGATCCTCGGCAGCAACATCATGATCAGTTCCGGCAACATCGTGTACGACCGGGCGGTGCAGAAGATGCTGGAAAGCGCCGGCCCGCTCCCGCCGGTCCCCGAAAGCTATACGGCCGACGTCTTCATGGCGCCGATCCGACTGGTCCCGCCGCTGAATCTCATGTCCTGGTAA
- a CDS encoding NADP-dependent malic enzyme, producing the protein MTKKNDALQYHAAGRRGKIEVVSSKPCLTSLDLSLAYTPGVAEPCLAIQESPSDAYLYTAKGNLVAVVSNGTAVLGLGNIGALAGKPVMEGKGVLFKRFADVDVFDLEVKSEHPDDVIKVVQLLEPTFGGINLEDIKAPECFYIEEELKKTMNIPVFHDDQHGTAIICSAALINALHLVGKRIGEVRIVVNGAGAAGIACANLALSLGAAPGNLCMCDTKGVIYKGRSEGMNPYKERLALDTETRTLEDAMLGADVFIGVSAKGAVTPQMVRGMAKDPIIMAMANPDPEITPEEALSVRSDVIMATGRSDYPNQVNNVLGFPFIFRGALDVRASTINEEMKKAAVEALAALAREECPDSVCRAYGNESFSFGRNYIIPKPFDPRALLRVAPAVARAAMESGVARTPIEDMDRYVEWLETLQGRAKETMRAIINKAKCDPRRIVFPEGDHEKILKAAHHLVEEGIAKPILIGNRKKVEARIAELGLELSVPIVDPEESELTETYAQELYRLRQRKGITLSEAHRIVRRKSRNHFGSMMVHMGDADALLGGIDTHYPDTIRPALEVIGRQPQLSGVHGMYMMVFKKGIYFMADTTVEIEPTAEELAETALLAAEKVRLLDIVPRIAMLSFANFGSVHHALTLKVKRAVEIVKERDPELEIDGEMQADTAVTPELLSNYTFSTLTGAANILIFPDLNSGNICYKLLHRLGGAEAIGPLLMGMKKPVHVLQRGDDVATIVNMAAIAVVDAQSM; encoded by the coding sequence ATGACGAAGAAGAATGACGCATTGCAATACCATGCCGCGGGTCGCAGGGGCAAGATCGAAGTCGTTTCCTCAAAGCCCTGTCTCACCTCGCTGGACCTCTCACTCGCATACACCCCCGGGGTCGCCGAACCTTGTCTCGCGATCCAGGAAAGCCCGTCGGACGCCTACCTCTACACCGCCAAGGGGAACCTGGTGGCGGTGGTCTCAAACGGCACCGCGGTGTTAGGCCTCGGCAACATAGGCGCGCTGGCGGGCAAACCGGTCATGGAGGGGAAAGGGGTCCTCTTCAAGCGCTTCGCCGACGTGGACGTCTTCGACCTGGAGGTGAAGAGCGAGCACCCCGACGACGTGATCAAGGTGGTGCAGCTCCTGGAGCCCACCTTCGGCGGCATCAACCTCGAGGACATCAAGGCGCCGGAGTGCTTCTACATCGAGGAGGAACTAAAGAAGACCATGAACATCCCGGTCTTCCACGACGATCAGCACGGCACCGCGATCATCTGCTCCGCGGCGCTCATCAACGCGCTGCATCTCGTGGGGAAGAGGATCGGGGAGGTGCGGATCGTGGTGAACGGCGCCGGGGCCGCCGGCATAGCCTGCGCGAACCTCGCCCTCTCCCTCGGGGCCGCCCCGGGAAATCTCTGCATGTGCGACACCAAGGGGGTGATCTACAAGGGGAGAAGCGAGGGGATGAACCCCTACAAGGAGCGTCTCGCGCTCGACACCGAAACGCGCACACTGGAGGACGCGATGCTGGGGGCCGACGTCTTCATCGGCGTCTCCGCCAAGGGGGCGGTGACCCCGCAGATGGTGCGCGGCATGGCGAAGGACCCGATCATCATGGCGATGGCGAATCCGGACCCGGAGATCACCCCGGAGGAGGCGCTCTCGGTCCGCTCCGACGTCATCATGGCCACAGGCAGAAGCGATTACCCGAACCAGGTGAACAACGTCCTCGGCTTCCCCTTCATCTTCCGCGGCGCCCTCGACGTGCGCGCGAGCACCATCAACGAGGAGATGAAGAAGGCGGCGGTCGAGGCCCTCGCCGCACTGGCCCGCGAGGAGTGTCCCGACTCGGTCTGCCGCGCCTACGGCAACGAGAGCTTCTCCTTCGGGCGCAACTACATCATTCCGAAGCCCTTCGATCCGAGGGCGCTGCTGCGGGTCGCCCCGGCCGTCGCGAGAGCCGCCATGGAGAGCGGCGTCGCCCGCACCCCGATCGAGGACATGGACCGCTACGTCGAGTGGCTGGAGACCCTGCAGGGTCGCGCCAAGGAGACCATGCGCGCCATCATCAACAAGGCTAAGTGCGATCCGAGGAGGATCGTCTTCCCAGAGGGAGACCACGAGAAGATCCTGAAGGCCGCCCACCACCTCGTCGAGGAGGGAATCGCGAAACCGATCCTGATCGGCAACCGGAAGAAGGTGGAGGCGAGGATCGCGGAACTCGGGCTGGAGCTCTCGGTCCCCATCGTCGACCCGGAGGAGAGCGAGCTCACCGAGACCTACGCGCAGGAGCTTTACCGCCTGAGGCAAAGAAAGGGGATCACCCTTTCCGAGGCGCACCGCATCGTGCGCCGCAAGTCGCGCAACCACTTCGGTTCCATGATGGTGCACATGGGGGACGCCGACGCCCTTTTAGGGGGCATCGACACCCATTACCCGGACACCATCAGGCCGGCACTGGAGGTGATCGGGAGGCAGCCGCAGCTCTCCGGCGTGCACGGCATGTACATGATGGTCTTCAAGAAGGGTATCTATTTCATGGCCGACACCACGGTGGAGATCGAGCCGACCGCCGAGGAGCTGGCCGAGACGGCGCTTCTCGCCGCCGAGAAGGTGAGGCTTCTCGACATCGTGCCGCGCATCGCCATGCTCTCCTTCGCCAACTTCGGCTCGGTGCACCACGCCCTCACCCTGAAGGTGAAGCGGGCCGTGGAGATCGTTAAGGAGCGCGACCCGGAGCTCGAGATCGACGGGGAGATGCAGGCGGACACCGCGGTGACGCCGGAGCTTTTGTCCAACTACACCTTCTCGACGCTCACGGGAGCCGCCAACATCCTCATCTTCCCCGATCTCAACTCGGGGAACATCTGTTACAAGCTCCTGCACCGCCTGGGTGGCGCCGAGGCGATCGGGCCGCTGCTCATGGGGATGAAGAAACCTGTGCACGTGCTGCAAAGAGGGGACGACGTCGCCACCATCGTCAACATGGCGGCCATCGCCGTGGTGGATGCGCAGAGCATGTAG
- a CDS encoding HIT family protein, giving the protein MDRLFAPWRVEYLTQPPASGCIFCAQGDDRELLIVHRTPLGRVMLNRYPYSNGHLLVSLNRHTAELNDLTGEEMQELLMTVALCKDVLIKASKPDGFNIGLNLGKAAGAGVEDHLHMHVVPRWNGDSNFMSVIADVRVLPESLWATYDRLKPFFEEAR; this is encoded by the coding sequence ATGGACAGGCTTTTTGCTCCATGGAGGGTTGAGTACCTGACGCAGCCGCCGGCGTCGGGCTGCATTTTCTGCGCGCAGGGGGACGACAGGGAGCTCCTGATCGTGCATCGCACCCCGCTTGGTCGCGTGATGCTGAACCGCTACCCATACAGCAACGGCCACCTGCTGGTATCGCTCAACCGGCACACGGCGGAGCTGAACGACCTGACGGGCGAAGAGATGCAGGAGCTCCTCATGACCGTGGCGCTATGCAAGGATGTGCTGATCAAGGCGAGCAAACCAGACGGCTTCAACATCGGTCTGAACCTCGGCAAGGCTGCCGGGGCCGGTGTCGAGGACCATCTGCACATGCACGTGGTGCCGCGCTGGAACGGCGACAGCAATTTCATGTCCGTGATCGCCGACGTCCGGGTGCTCCCGGAGTCGCTCTGGGCAACCTACGATCGGCTGAAGCCGTTTTTCGAGGAGGCGCGTTGA
- a CDS encoding ROK family protein, with protein MKGKGCIGIDIGGTNLRLALVDQEGRVLARNEEATLPAAGLPFLLSRLEFALEGLRETARSAGMEVVAVGAGVPGLVGRDGVVRASVNIPALEEVRLGEEIEKTVGLPVLLVNDANACAVAEHRFGAGRGCSSLLVVTLGTGIGAGLILDGRLWTGADGAAGELGHVPVEPLGRPCGCGARGCLEQYASATAISGGSGDAEAVAAMARGGDAGSLTLFAEAGRYLGIAAAGVVNLLNLEAVILAGGVSGSFELLEPSLRRELSARSIAVPGARVRILKGSLGNDAGVLGAAALACSSLPL; from the coding sequence TTGAAGGGAAAAGGGTGCATCGGCATCGACATCGGGGGGACCAACCTGCGCCTGGCGCTGGTCGACCAGGAAGGGCGCGTGCTCGCGAGGAACGAAGAGGCGACTCTTCCCGCGGCCGGGCTCCCTTTCCTCCTCTCAAGGCTCGAGTTCGCACTCGAAGGGCTTAGGGAGACGGCCCGCTCGGCGGGGATGGAGGTAGTCGCGGTAGGCGCAGGAGTGCCCGGACTCGTAGGTCGGGACGGCGTGGTGCGCGCCAGCGTCAACATACCCGCGCTCGAGGAGGTGCGGCTCGGGGAGGAGATCGAGAAAACGGTGGGGCTGCCGGTGCTCCTTGTGAACGATGCCAATGCCTGCGCCGTGGCCGAGCATCGCTTCGGTGCAGGGCGCGGCTGCTCTTCGCTCCTCGTCGTCACCCTCGGCACCGGCATCGGCGCCGGACTCATCCTGGACGGAAGGCTATGGACCGGAGCCGATGGCGCCGCGGGGGAGCTTGGACACGTCCCGGTTGAGCCGCTCGGGCGCCCCTGCGGCTGCGGCGCGCGCGGTTGTCTCGAACAGTACGCCTCGGCGACCGCCATATCCGGCGGGAGCGGTGACGCGGAAGCGGTCGCCGCGATGGCAAGGGGAGGGGATGCCGGGTCACTCACCCTCTTTGCGGAGGCGGGACGCTATCTCGGCATCGCGGCGGCGGGGGTGGTGAACCTCTTGAACCTCGAGGCGGTGATCCTCGCGGGGGGCGTTTCGGGAAGCTTCGAACTTTTGGAGCCGTCCCTGCGCCGGGAGCTTTCCGCCCGCAGTATTGCCGTTCCCGGTGCCCGCGTCCGCATCCTCAAAGGGAGCCTCGGCAACGACGCCGGCGTCCTCGGTGCCGCGGCCCTGGCCTGCAGTTCACTCCCTCTGTAG